In Chloroflexota bacterium, the genomic stretch GCTGCAGCACACGTGGCTGAAGGCGGGCGGCCTGGGCTATGGAGAATCGCCGCCGGAAATGGTGGCGGACCTTGCCCGTCGGCATCCGCAGGCCACCATCATCGCGGCCCACGCCGGTGGTGACTACGAGTACGGCGCCAAAGTCTTTCGCAGTACGCCAAACGTCCTGCTCGATATTGCCGGAAACGAGTGCAATGCTGACGGTGTGCATATACTTGTCGACCACGTTGGGGCAGAGCGCGTGATCTTTGGTACCGATATGCCGGGCCGCTCCTTTCCATCGCAGCTTGCGAAAGTACTGGGCACACGGCTGTCGAGTAAGGACAAAGAGAAGATTCTCTACGGGAACATGGCGCGTGTGTTGGCGCAGTGCAAGACGACGCGGCATGGAGCCTAGTGGTTCGACATCTTTGCAGTGATGGGTAGGAGCGCCGGTGGATGGTTAGGAACTCCGGTAGCACAGGTTTGCAACCTGTGCCTAGCATTTCGGCTCGGCGTGCTCGCCCAACGCTACGGCAAGATGGCGCAGAGCCTCCTGCCCCGTACGTGATACGGGGTTGCAAACCTACGCTACCCATCAATACAATCGTGTCGAACCACTAGACGGCGTTTCCCTCTCCCACAGGAGAGGGAGTTAGACACGTGAAGCGAGGGACGATGCGACATGATCGATAGCAACGCCTACGTCGGCGAGTGGCCGTTTCGCCGCCTGCCGCACTCC encodes the following:
- a CDS encoding amidohydrolase family protein, with the protein product MPIIDVHVHTDVGKSLADFAVQIAIAEQFDAVLVTYAIRPVADASRYSFPTAEFCARSNDETYELMQRYPERVRGFCYVNPCHADAAAAELERRLDTQGFVGLKLWHAVPCDDPRVDRLVEICAHYRVPALQHTWLKAGGLGYGESPPEMVADLARRHPQATIIAAHAGGDYEYGAKVFRSTPNVLLDIAGNECNADGVHILVDHVGAERVIFGTDMPGRSFPSQLAKVLGTRLSSKDKEKILYGNMARVLAQCKTTRHGA